ttattaaaattacaatttaaaattaaattttttttaaagtaattaaaaaataataataaataaataaattgttattattaaaattacaatttaaacttaaattttttttaaaatttattaattaattcattaaataattattattaattaaataatacaatataatataataataataataataataataataataatataatattataataaaatatattatatattttatacgAAGTTATCCTGAAGcctctttggtttttttttttcattcagcCTGCACACAGCTCTTGCCTCTCTTatcctcgtctcctctctcccactctcttccaTCCTGTCTCCGTTATTCGGTCAATTAAAAATCCGAAAATATCATTAAactctgctcgccgccaccgacatttctactagaacggatttgtcgtaagagcagcgtagacatatctcctggggtaaggacaaatctcaaacttacctcaatttctcttaaactataagcctcaTTAACGAAcagaaattgccaggagacttgtgaggagattctctacaatttaggcagagcgagttttcgaattggaacTTCGGGGTACCAATCTTAAATCGGggataagtttaataatttaggtttTTATTAGACTATTTAAGGTATTCAGAATCCAgagaaattttaggaaaagttgttatagggattgtgacgaataatatagtgaattttgaattttagggcttagggattttTTTTAACGCCTAGGGCGTAGGCCGAGGTATTAGCAgattttttcaagaatcaggtaaggggattaagttaagtcaggaattttatttaatttgaactgattaaattaattaattaatttatttatttattcatttgggaatttaaatgctattttggaaaccaaccgttcgaaatgggttttacaaacgtaggatatatggtatgatatttttgaataaaatgaacagtaGAAAGCTTGTTTATTTAAATGGATATGTTAGaatgtgaaaaattgtgtggcagatgatttaatttgtatgaattattgtatatctggatttgggattttgaaatactggaattgttataaaaaatattagaaatgcttgtgaaaatactgaaaatgtttataaaatgcAGGGGTTTGAGCTAACGGCtagtggccgggtattgtttgattggccaagggccatgattattatttgacgacggagggccgagttttatttgatggctatatgccgaatTGTATTTTTGACCGGGGGCcgagtttttgaaataacaagaaatatatgtgaaatgatgtttcaaatgatattttctattatttaaattacatgatatgctttaggaaccctgagaaCTAGTGTAgtgtgagtacggtaccgttgccagagatttgttatgtggccatgtgcgcccacacctgtgctgagaggtgtaagttggccttgtccgatttgtcTATGTGAGGAGAATGCACCCCTGGGTAAGGGCAATCGAACCAGCAATTGGAGTTGcgtgtacccgcggagtatgttaacggagagtatagatgattactgtctgggtggatctttcaggacattagtccagcctttgggccgcacaacccgtgtcaTGGGAATGACGTGTTTGttacagggagtgtcttatatgcatatctgttaatttatgtgaataataagataatttcgagagcTTACTAAAAAAGGTGAGTActctagtagcagtaatggtactagagcagagtaaagctacttgtatgggcgggtaatcttccctatcctcggctaattgtgtgtgtgagtgtaaaatgagaatgttttcataaatgtgtttatcttcttagtaaattggttattttctgtacactaaatgcatgttgaccacacactgacattaacttagtctttctcttgctgagctgtgcctcacccctactttacaaactgtcttttcaggaaatcctataGATCGGGTCTAGTAGGCTAGAGGAGCCAGGCTAGTGGTGTGAATTTCATGTAGGTAaggtgtagatagagattttatttttgtttagttttatgggatataattatgtgaaaattgatatatttgtatataaaaataattagaactctgataatgtaatttgagaattttatattttattttcgctacaaatgtgtattttatatttgatgaattaGGTATCGGGTACACTAACGTCAATAAAGTAACACTacgggcccacgtggtgggtcaggGTCGTTACAGGTTTTgtctcattcttttttttttaattaattaatattattattattattatttattatcactattattatttttaagttatgttttaatatttattataaaagaagaattaagttcaaatttcaaaaactcatgtgggccccacataacttCGAGACCTAAGTGGGCTccacgtaactccaatagtcctcacacgatTTATGAACTTGTATGCACTGGATGTGGAAACACTCACGAGGCGACTTAatgtattatataataattatatatattttatcatatatttttacaatgtATGTGAGTCGAAGATATTATTTTATTGTgcatattatttgtgaagaaataTGAACGGTAGAATTAGTACAATAAGAGTCACTTATCGAAAAAATTGTTTATTATGAAGAAAAAAGTCAGTTCGAATCcaagactcatgtggaccccacacgatcATGTgcgccccgcataggatacctatattattattattattatttattatatatttctacaaactatgtcagtcaaaacattattttatgtatatatatttctataaattattatatattacatatttttacaaattatgttagtcaaaacattattctactaactaaatgaccatttttattattttattattattattatgttctaCTCGTATATACATTTTAAGGATTATCACAATCTAAGAATACTTCATAACCATGGAGAAATTGACTTGGAATGATGAAATTCTTGAAGATAGGAAGTGGCGCTATGTGTTGGTGGCCGGAGAAATCTTTCAACTTCCGAAGCCATGTGGTAAGCCTCAAAGCGAGTAGTaggatatttttaaattcacataatcataaacCTTTTGATTTCATCACTCAATCTTTTCTTAAACAATGTTACCATTCTAGGTTCCTTACTAAGAGCATTCCGATAAAAGAGGTCTCTAAATTTAGGATAATAGTCGGTGACACTAGAAGAAAGTTGTCTAAGATTACATAGTTGGTCCGGTAATTGTTAAGAATTGTCAACTACGTAGGAACCACATAAATGGAATTTACTTGTTGGTTCTTTTATGCAAACTTGAACAAGTACCAAATGGATAAGCAACGTTAAATCAATTTCTATGGAGTTCCTCCAAGTAGTGTAAGTCCATATAATGTTACCAAAATCTCCTCGCTCTGACATCATAGTttcaagatttcaaaattttcacttcaACTTCTCACAGATGCTTCAAGAACTATGATAGCACATTGATTTTACCCTCCAAAAAAAATGTACTCAACAATCCAAGACTAATTTCTTCAAATCAACATAAAAAACTCAAGAAGGAAAACCAATTTTTATCAAACCTTCATGGCTTTGAAATTTGCTCAGTAGCCCAAGATTAGGCTATGTTCCACCTTAGGAATGCAAATGAAGCTTGATACTTCAATATTCGCTTCGAAAGCTTCAAAACAATAAATGTACAATAACTTGCATGTCTAGCACTTATACCAACGACTTACTAGAACATATATTTACATAAAGGCtcaaataaaatgagaaattacaaaataaccctaaagtacttaaacacacaaaataaacctaaatggactaaacttctaaaataacaaGACTTTCCCATACAACATGAACACCTAAAATCTAGCACTGGTGGCTCTCCATCAGGAGGTCTATGGCAatttgtggcatttttgaaatctcaggggaggcttataatatttttgaaatttcaaggaGGGTCTCTCCCTTGTTACCTAATTTCAAGAGatgttagtgtcttttgccctatatatatatatataagccatTATAAAAAGTCAGTTAATAGAAGAATATAAATatctttaaatttaaaaatcaagaataaTGTCATTTTTAACATTAATCAAAGTTCGTCTTTTTAAACAACTTGAGGAGGTCAATCTAATTTGATCCACAAAACATGCACTTAAAAATTAGAACAAACGATATTAACCTCAATTAAGATttgataaaattttcaaaaatccaatTTACCTGcctttgattttttaatttttgggacACCATACTCTTTCCTTGGTCTTGTCTTTTTGTCATATACAAGGTTAGTTTGTGTTATTCAGTTAAACCCTAAGCTGAGATCCAAGATTTTTAAAACGAAATTCCtgaaaattacaaattaaataatatatataacctCTGTCAACAGTAAGTGATTTAAAGGTCAATTCAAGAgttaagaaagaaagaatagatatAAAATAACTTGAACCATCATATTAAACAATTGCACACTAAAATGTGTGAAATTAAAAAGAGATTAATTCATGTAAAAAGCTTCTGCTGAATTAGAAGTGAGAGCAGAGGGTATGAAACCTGCGCTCAATGGACatggagagaatgagagaaggaCCTAGCTTAGCTTAGTCCACATTTTCAgaccaaaaataattttatttctgTATTTATCAGCACTAAAATGATTGTATTCTTTTTCTTCACAAGAAGTAAAGCAAGTACAttatatgcatgcatatatacaaaaatacatatacacatgCACATATCAAAGTAGctgtttttccttttaaaaaaataaggaaaatatagagccacagagagagagagagagagagagagagagagagagagagactccaAATGCTTCATTAGAATtgcaaaaagaaaacaaaatagaagaaaagtAGAATCCCTGTCAAAAAGCAAAGGAGTTCTGCAATGTTTATGTTTGATAATTAAGGGGAAatggtattttaaaatcttttaatacGCAAGCATATCTCAGTCACAATACCCGAATATACTTTTATATTCAATTCCAGAGGAACgtaaaatgtgaaaatgagaagtTATTGCTTCAGGTGATCTCTTCAGCTGTTGTTATCCATCGGTCCTTCCCAGTTGTACAAGTAATATGGAGAACGCCTATCAATAAACAAAAGTGATCCATCTAAAAATCCAAAAACTACAAATCTCAATCTATCATGTAGGCTGTCTGAACCTCAGAAATCAGTGGGGGCATTGAATTGTAGGACAGATTAGTTGTGCTTTAAGTTATGACTTTTAATGCGAGAACTGAGAAGGGCGAGACAAGGAGAGGAAGGAGAAAAAGTGGTAGAGGGGTGGCCAGTCACTGATcttgcaaaaatcctttctcCTCCAAGTAACATACAACTTCTCCAGCCATGGCACCGGGTGTGGGGCAAACCCCATCCCTCATTTGTATTTCTATCTGAAAAAGTAAGAAAACAAGACGAATAAAATTTACAGCTCAAAAATAGCTGTGCCAGGTGATTATGGTAATTGCCTCAGAACTAAAATCATTCTACAACAAAGATTTATAAGTACATTAATGAGTATCTAGCTTAGTTTAATAAATATGTACCTCACAATTCAAAGGTGTTTCATACGGATCGTCTATTCCGGTAAAACCTGCAATATGACATGATTATTGAACACGGAGAAGAGTGTAAttacattttctatttttttggtgCGAAAAAGAGGCCTGTGACAAGAGAGAAGAGAGTAATCACAGTGAATGTTTGTCTTATATTCCTATTGCAGCCATTCGAAAGGCCGTCGAAATGGATAAACAAGAATAACATAATAAAATATGTAACATGATAAACACTTGTAGCCTGCTACATCTGTAACTTTTTAATAATGCAAAACAGCTTGCTAAGGTGAATCTCAAGGAATATTTTATGAATGTTTCTGCACAACTTTATAAGCAAATAGTCTGCATCTTAAAACTGACCGTGTGATGGGTTAGAAATCATACCTTTGATCTTTCCAGCCCGAGCAAGCTTGTAAAGGCCTTTGGCATCTCTTCCCTCACACAGTTCCAAAGGCATGTTCATGAAAACCTGAAAATACAATTACAAACCATCAGTCCatccaaaaatgttttaaataggTTCCAATTACAAGAAGTCTTGCCTCAATGAAATTTGCATCTGGCAACATTGCACGACAGGCATCCCTGTCCTTCCTATATGGTGATATCAGACTGGCAATACAGATCAACCCAGCATCTGCAAAGAGCTTCGCTACCTCCCCTAagtagacaaaaaaaaaaaattcaaaacaacttaaGTAAAATATATCAGAGTTGAACCATGTAACAGGGGCAGCCATACTATTCAAAAGCAGACGTATAGGCACTGTCTCGCCTCCAAAACACCAATTATAATTTCTGATaatattgaatttaaaaaataaaaatatcaatgtGGGCATATCAAATATCccaatttatttttaagaagATTTTCTTTGAATGTAAAATGCTCACATATTTTCAACAATCACTTGCTCATATTAATTTAATAAGATTTTTTATAAAGAATGAAAGCATGTGCGAAATATACCAATGCACAAGGCTGTCACGTCATCGAGGAGATAAGATGCATGCAGTCTTACCTCCACACTTGTATATACTATTTTCGTGATTTGAACTTCATGTATTTACTgtaatttgaaaagaaaaattcactgatctccaccaattatttgttttcattttttgttagttaatatttaatttttggaaacATATGAATGCATATCAATACTATGTATCTGTacttctatatataatatatgtgtgtGCTTGTATTTTCTTTGAAAAGCCTCCAATCCCAGTCCCAGTCCCAGTCCCCTTATTAAAAGTTAATATTCTCTCAAATTCTCTAAAGCCAATTTCCACCTTCTCAAATACTCAAAGCCTTAAAAGTAATTAGAAAACCCTAATTACAAGAGTCtctcaaattgaaaatatttgttattcATGCCCTTTTTTTTAGATAGATTATTAATTCAATTGTAAATATctgttagtaataaaataaagaagatgTTTGTtttatggattatgatttcttAAATGGTAAATTGGCTTACAATATCTTGCGTATAAAGTGCACATACACATGCATGGTTAGAGATTATGCAGGTGCTTAGTATCGGTCTCTGAGAAATTAGAAATTGAACACTGCATTTTGGAGGCAGATGTTTGTCCTGAATTAGGATTGCATGTGGATTTTTAAGTTTAAACAAAGAGATGTTCTCAGAAATTTAGTAATTCAAAGATGATTGGTAGTTTAATCAAcacatagttttttttttgttcttttttttctttttttggagaAATGGTCCACAATCAACAAACCATTTTGTTGCTTAAGTTTGATACAAGGACCCCATGCTATTCGCATGATACTGCTAGTTTAGTAAATTAATATGAGTTCAACAATAGACAGACACTAgcctttttttttcaaaattttaagatCATCCACCAGGCCACCCAAGAATATAGCAAAAATGCagaactcatttttttttttttttcctttttttaaggCAAGGGGAAGACAAGTTTTGGCTGCCAATTTTCAACTAGAGAAATTGAGCAATCAGAACAGTTGCATTTGGATTGCAGCATTGGTTTACAAATTAAAATAGTTTAGTCGTGACTCTTCCCACAAATATGTAGCAGGCCATTGGTTTTAATGAcagaaaaatttgaaataaaattgtGACCACATACAACCCCACAGTAAAAAAGAGTCCAATCATTTATGAGTTTCACTCATTGAGGAAACAAATGCAACTATTGATACAGGAAGGCCACCTTCTTGTTTGACAAAGTAAATGATATTGCATTCCATAAACGAAACAAAGATGATATTATTTTATGGGCATATTATATTCAATGTTGGAGCAGATCTCTGCTCTGCCTTGTAGaagatgaatcatctattgataaaTGCAGCTTTTAAAGCAAACCAAACTTAAAACTCAAAATTAATTCTCTTCAAAAGCATGCTTACCAACCCTGCGAATATTTTCAGTTCGATCATCCGGCTTAAAACCAAGATCCTTGTTAAGTCCATGCCTAAGGTTGTCCCCATCAAGAATGTACGACAGCTTTCCCCTAGAGTGCAGTTCCCTACCCACCGTGCATGCAAGTGTGCTTTTTCCTGAACAATTTGAACAAGTAAAAAAAAAGTGCTGCAACTACAATTAATATAGCAAACTATCTGGCATTTTCAGTATTTTAAGAACAGAAGAAAATACATTGTATATTGTGCAACTATGCCTTGTCCAAATTTGGAAACATTGGTTCTGCACTTTCTGCTAATATACCGATCAGGTGGCAGTAAGATACTGCAACCTTCCTTAGGTTCTCTGATTTCTTCTTGTTGAAATTTTTAGTGAACAAAATATATTGGGAAAGGTAAGGATGAAAATGAGCCAAGCCATTCGTGAATACTTGGTGGTCGACTTGACAATGCCTCATTTTAAACAGCTGAGAGTGATGCACAATGATACAGGCTTGCAACTAGGAAGGCATAGTACACAAGGTAATTAAATGCAACCGTGTAATGAAACAAGAAGAATgggcaaaattttaaaaagaaaaaaaaaagggaaaaagaaaaagcaaCCATTCAGCATCAACATCACACTCTCACATCACATTGTAGTactaattttgttaaattttcctAATAACCTTCTAACAGTTGGGTGCAATTGAGAGGTGGGTGCAGAATAAATAAGCGAACAGAAACAACTACtgcaataaaatttaaattctccATGTTATCACCCTACCATATTAGGTATGGTTCACTATGAAAGTAGTAAGAAGGTGGTCAGTAATGAATATAAACCTGATCCACTGAGGCCTGTAATCCATAAAACACATCCCTTTTGGTTAAGTAGCTTCTGCCGTTCGAGCTTTCCCACTGGACACTCATGCCAAAATATATTTGCTGAATTGGCCAAGGTTGACATCAGAGATGTTATCCTATTCAAGAATCACAAATGAAATAAGGGACCCCTACCAACAAAAGTGCAGAATATGTGTGGTATTGCCACTTTTCACAAAGAAAAAGATCATAGACAAATTATAGGAAGCAATGGACAAATAGATGTATTAGAAAGGCTTGACACACCTGGTTCAGTAATCTGAGAGAGCAAAAACCAGGACTTTTCTGTAACGTAAACAGCTTTTCAGCAACGCAGAACCATCTCAACATTCAAACAACAAAACTAAAAGATGATAACAAGCATAGCTTCTTAAATCGCAGTGCTAGGCAGAAGCATTTATACCATCAACAGCTATAGTTGGCTAGTGGATACCGTGCAAGGGCAAGTGACTCATGATCATGCACTTGATCAATATATGAAGAACAAAACTTATTGttaaaggcttgatatacattgttggctcgtGACTTGGCAAATTCAACCTTACAACCTAatggtaaattggtaattgaacATGGTACTGGAACCCAGGAGGTCGTGGTTCAAATTTTGTTACCCTTGTAACCTTGTTACAGTTTATTTGTTAAATATTATCTCATGCCTCATTAAGGGGGTTATTCATTGTTTGTTTACCTCTCCACCTGCAATGGGGCTCCATGTGTGGGAGAGTGTAAAGACTTTATCAGCAATATCCAATCATCTCCAGCTTGAGAATATTTTTCTGTTTCAAAAGAATATTTTCTGTTTCTTTATTATTCTGTTCTTCTGTTAGTTTGCTGCCAGAGAATATTTATGGCTTGCTGCCCTGTATATATTCAGCTAGCACAATGACTGTTCATGCATGGAAACAATAAAATTTCAGTTTGTCTTCTTCTCTGTATTTTTCCTGCACTCATTTtctatcatggtatcagagccttttTAGGACTCACGTCCATCTTTTCTCGAACTCTGCATCTGCAGCATGGCTGACTCTCCTGCTGCATCCTCTTCACATATGCAACCTCCTGTTGTTTCACTTCCTTCTCCCATCAACGTGATTACAGTGAAGTTAAATCATGAAAATTACTTGCTGTGGAAGGCACAACTCATGCTCTATCTCAAAGGCCAGAACCTATTTGGCTACATTGATGGCTCTACTGCTCCCCCTCATCCGCTCGGCAAAAACAACTCACCATCTCCTGAGTTTCTTGCTTGGCAACAGCAGGATCAAGCTATCATCAGTGTTCTGATCACCTCTCTTTCTGAAACACTGATTGCTCATGTTCTCACAGCCACTTCTTCTCGTGAGGTGTGGACAATCCTTGAAGACTTGTTTGCTGCGAAATCCAATGTTAGTATTATGCAAGTTCAACTTCAGCTCACTACTCTCAAAGCTCCCTCAGGACTCTCTTGCCATGGCTGGTAAAATTATTCCATTGTCTAATTTCATTACATTTCTCCTGGCTGGATTAGGCTCCGATTACGACTCTCTTGTTACATCCATCACTACTCGTGTGGATCCGCTCACTCCTGCGCAAGTATATAGCCATCTCCTGACTCATGAGGCACGATTGAACCATCAGAGCTCCACACTGACTGCATCTCCCGAATTCTCTGCTAACTCCACTCAAGCAAAATCTGCTTCCAGCTTTTCTCAAGATCGTGGTTCCTCACACATCAGGAGCAATTTCAGAGGTCGTGGTGGTCGTGGCAGGCTTGGTGGTCATCATTTCTCCTCCTCTCCAGTTCCAATTTCACCTAATCGGCCTACTTGTCAGGTCTGTTATAAAAGAGGCCATACTGCCATCACATGCTACCACAGATTTGATTTTAGCTACCAATCTCCCCCTCCACCTTCCCTCTCGGCACACCTTACTTCAGGACCACATTTTCAGCAACCCTCTTCCACGTCTGCAGACTCCAACTGGTATCCTGATTCCGCACCAACCCATCACTTCACTCATGATTTCTCCAATCTTTCTATTAACCCATCTGAGTATAAGGGTGATTAGCAAGTTCGCGAAGGTGATCGCTCCTCTCTTCCAATTCATCATGTTGGCAGCTCCACCATCCCGTCCCTCAATGGCAGTATTCTTCTCTCTAAACTCTATCATGTTCCATCAATTTCAAAGAATTTAATTTCTGTCCGGAAATTATGTGAAGATAATTCTATATACTTTGAGTTTCATTCTTCCTTTATCTGTGTGAAGGATTCCCAAACCTAGAAAGTTCTTCTTCACGGTCCTACTAAGGATGACATGTACGTGTTTCCACATTCATCCCCTCAAGCTAATGTTGGTGAACGTGTCTCTCCTATTCAGTGGCATAATCGGCTAGGTCATCCCTCCATGCAACTTGTTCACAAAATAATTTCCCAAATGTCTCTGCCCACCAAAACCTCTTCATCCTTTGGACTATGTCCTTCGTGTTGCAAGGCCAAACTTCATCAACTACTCTATGGCAGCTCCTCTTGTCGTTCAACTTCCCCTCTTTCCCTCGTTTTCTCAGATGTTTGGGGTCCTGCACCGATACTTTCTCGTGGTGGTTTTCGCTATTATGTTTCCTTTTTTAATGACTACAATTGGTTTACTTGGATTTTGCCATTAAAATGTAAATCTGATGTGGTTTcagtttttcaatttttcaaacgTCATGTAGAAACTCTCTTTAATACCAAAATTCGCTCATTACAATCTGATTGGGGTGGTGAATTCCGCACTCTTAATAATGTGTTAAAATATTTTGGCATTTGTTATCGTATTTCATGTCCCCATGCTCACTCACAAAATGGTTCAGTTGAACGCAAACATAGACACATTGTGGAAACAGGCCATGCTCATTCATCCTTGCCTCACTCTTATTGGTTTGATGCTTTTGCTACTGCTGTCTTCTTAATTAATTGTCTCCCTACTACCACCTTAAATAACAAGTCCACATTTGAATCATTATTCCATCACACCCCCGATTACATGTTTTTAAGAACATTTGGTTGCCAATGTTGGCCTAATCTTAGGCCTTATAACAATCACAAAATAAATTTTAGATCCCTTCCCCATGTATTCCTTGGCTACAGCTCTTCTCATCATGGCTACTTGTGCTTCCATGTCCCTACTGCTCGCATGTACATATCTAGAGATATCTTGTTTGATGAGAATGTTTTTCCATTCTCTATCTCCAATTCAGGCTCTTTTTCACATTGCTCAGCCCAGCCCAGCCCACTCCATCTCATTCCACATTGCCCCCCATTTCTTTCCTCCGGCCCACGAGTTCTTCTTTCAATACCCGTTCATCACCTCGGCCAGGCCCATCTACACCTCTTGACTCCCCAACCCAACATCCATTTATCATATCCGACTCCTCTTCTCATTGTAGCCCACCCACTCCCAAATCTAGGGTTTCTCTCGGTTCTTCCTCGCCGTCTTCGTCTTCCCCGATTCCTTCTCCTTCCCCTTTTACAATCCCCTCCACATCGACACATCCCATGCAAACTAGAGCCAAAGCAAACAAATCTTGCCCTACACTCCAAACAGATGACACCATTTCATGGCCTCTACCTCGCGCCCACACCACCTCAGTTGCTGTTCCAGAGGAGCCCTCTTCTGTTACTCAAGCCTCCAAGTTTCCCGAATGGAGGCATGCAATGCAGCTTGAGTTTGATGCCCTGATGTCCACCAATACCTGGTCCCTTGTTCCTCCTGCTTCCAATCAAAATGTTGTTGGTTGTCGCTGGATCTTCAAGACAAAGCATAGGTCTAATGGTTCCACTGAGAGTTGAAAAGCACTGGTTGCTAAGGGTTATAGTCAGCTGGAGGGCTTAGACTACACTAAAACCTTTAGTCCCGTGGTCAAGCCTACTACAATCTAGTTAGTCCTCTCCATTGCAGTTTCCTCTTCCTGACCGATTCATCAATTGGATGTTCAAAATACCTTTTTACATGGTACTCTTGATGAGCATGTTTTCATGACTCAACCTCTTGGTTTTATACATCCACAATTTCCACACTATGTCTGCA
This Malania oleifera isolate guangnan ecotype guangnan chromosome 11, ASM2987363v1, whole genome shotgun sequence DNA region includes the following protein-coding sequences:
- the LOC131167866 gene encoding adenylyl-sulfate kinase 3; this translates as MSTLANSANIFWHECPVGKLERQKLLNQKGCVLWITGLSGSGKSTLACTVGRELHSRGKLSYILDGDNLRHGLNKDLGFKPDDRTENIRRVGEVAKLFADAGLICIASLISPYRKDRDACRAMLPDANFIEVFMNMPLELCEGRDAKGLYKLARAGKIKGFTGIDDPYETPLNCEIEIQMRDGVCPTPGAMAGEVVCYLEEKGFLQDQ